One Pseudoalteromonas sp. UG3-2 DNA window includes the following coding sequences:
- the nth gene encoding endonuclease III, whose translation MNKQKRIEILTRLRDENPNPETELEYSSPFELLVAVTLSAQATDVGVNKATRKLFPVANTPEKILALGLEGLKDYIKTIGLFNSKANNVYKMCQILVDKHGSEVPENREALEALPGVGRKTANVVLNTAFGWPTIAVDTHIFRVSNRTKFAMGKDVVAVEQKLEKVVPKEFKVDVHHWLILHGRYVCTARKPKCGSCIIEDLCEFKEKTE comes from the coding sequence ATGAATAAACAAAAACGCATAGAAATACTCACACGGCTACGGGATGAAAACCCGAATCCAGAAACTGAGCTTGAATATTCCTCACCGTTTGAGCTGCTCGTCGCCGTCACCTTATCAGCCCAGGCCACCGATGTCGGGGTTAATAAAGCGACTCGTAAGCTATTTCCTGTGGCCAATACACCAGAAAAAATATTGGCTTTAGGACTTGAGGGTTTAAAAGACTACATCAAGACCATTGGCCTATTTAACTCCAAAGCCAACAACGTCTATAAAATGTGTCAAATCCTGGTGGATAAACATGGCTCTGAAGTGCCCGAAAATCGCGAAGCCTTAGAAGCCCTTCCAGGTGTGGGTCGCAAAACCGCAAACGTAGTACTCAACACCGCCTTCGGCTGGCCCACCATTGCCGTCGACACCCATATTTTCCGCGTGTCTAACCGCACCAAATTTGCTATGGGTAAAGACGTGGTTGCTGTAGAGCAAAAGCTAGAAAAGGTGGTACCAAAAGAGTTTAAAGTGGACGTTCACCACTGGCTTATTCTCCACGGCCGCTATGTGTGTACCGCGCGTAAACCAAAGTGTGGCAGCTGTATTATTGAAGACCTGTGCGAGTTTAAAGAGAAAACAGAGTGA
- a CDS encoding electron transport complex subunit E codes for MSQWKSLFQEGTWQNNPALVQLLGLCPLLAVTSTITNALGLGIATLLVLVGSNLTVSVVRNWVPKDIRIPVFVMIIAAFVTIVQLLMNAYTFGLYQSLGIFIPLIVTNCAIIGRAEAFASKNTPLLSVWDGLMMGFGFALVLVVLGAMRELLGQGTLFDGAELLLGDWAQALRIEVFTFDHQFLVAILPPGAFLGLGFLIAAKNIIDEQIKAKAAPSAEEVKGPRARVTNLD; via the coding sequence ATGAGTCAGTGGAAGTCATTATTTCAAGAAGGCACCTGGCAAAATAACCCTGCCCTAGTGCAGCTTTTAGGGCTGTGCCCATTACTCGCGGTAACCTCAACCATTACCAATGCCTTAGGTTTGGGTATCGCAACCTTACTGGTATTGGTGGGTTCGAATTTAACCGTGTCGGTGGTGAGAAATTGGGTTCCTAAAGACATTCGAATCCCCGTTTTTGTTATGATCATTGCCGCGTTCGTTACTATTGTGCAACTGTTGATGAACGCTTACACCTTTGGCTTATATCAATCTCTGGGGATCTTTATTCCTCTGATTGTTACTAACTGCGCCATTATCGGTCGCGCCGAAGCGTTTGCCTCAAAAAACACACCACTGCTGTCGGTGTGGGATGGCCTGATGATGGGGTTTGGCTTTGCACTGGTATTGGTGGTACTTGGGGCCATGCGCGAATTGCTGGGCCAAGGCACGCTATTTGACGGTGCTGAGCTATTACTAGGAGACTGGGCACAGGCGCTTAGAATAGAAGTATTTACCTTTGACCATCAATTTTTAGTCGCGATTTTGCCACCTGGTGCCTTCTTAGGCTTAGGGTTTTTAATTGCTGCCAAAAACATTATCGATGAGCAAATCAAAGCCAAGGCAGCTCCTAGCGCCGAAGAAGTAAAAGGCCCTAGGGCTCGAGTGACCAATCTCGATTAA
- the rsxG gene encoding electron transport complex subunit RsxG gives MILQSMQKNGLILTAFALVTTGAVALVNDLTKGEIANQEQRHLMKLLTQVVAPEAYDNQLYLDCTTSDADALGPGGPHTIYRATRNGEPSALLVRHVTPNGYSGNIDILTAVDSSGNISGVRVTRHEETPGLGDKVELAKSDWITSFNGTQVTSGEDTQFQVKKDGGQFDSFTGATITPRAVVTSVNQAAWYAQTHFDVLFSAENTCEVTP, from the coding sequence ATGATTTTACAGTCGATGCAAAAGAACGGCCTTATCTTAACCGCCTTTGCGTTGGTGACCACCGGCGCCGTGGCATTGGTCAATGACCTCACCAAAGGCGAAATTGCCAATCAGGAGCAACGCCATTTAATGAAGCTGCTCACTCAAGTGGTAGCACCTGAGGCTTATGACAACCAACTTTATTTAGACTGCACCACCAGCGATGCAGATGCATTAGGTCCAGGAGGCCCACACACGATTTATCGTGCAACACGCAACGGAGAGCCTTCTGCTTTGTTAGTACGCCATGTGACACCCAATGGCTACAGCGGTAACATAGATATTCTGACTGCAGTAGATAGCTCAGGCAATATTAGTGGCGTGCGAGTTACTCGTCACGAAGAAACGCCAGGGCTTGGTGACAAGGTCGAGTTAGCTAAATCAGATTGGATCACCAGCTTCAATGGCACCCAAGTGACCAGTGGCGAAGACACTCAATTCCAAGTTAAAAAAGATGGCGGCCAGTTCGATTCTTTTACCGGTGCCACTATCACGCCACGGGCGGTGGTCACCTCGGTAAATCAAGCGGCTTGGTATGCTCAAACACACTTTGATGTCTTGTTTAGCGCCGAAAATACCTGCGAGGTGACACCATGA
- the rsxD gene encoding electron transport complex subunit RsxD — protein sequence MKLTMASSPHNHSHKSVSRLMLTVMAACIPGVLVQTYFFGIGVLVQLLLALITVSLSEALVLKLRGRAVWPSLSDGSAWLTGLLLAISIPPLAPWWVIVIGCFFAIAIVKQLYGGLGFNLFNPAMAGYVLLLISFPVQMTSWSPVQTLMLTEPSIIDQVALIFTEVTSQGESLEAWRTAVVDGATAATPLDSVKTATAQGLTVSEAMQGPSFSEYAGKGWQYVNLAFLLGGLYLLKNKIINWHIPVAFIATLAFASAIGYIVAPQSEPGMLFHLLSGGAMLGAFFIATDPVSASTTDRGRLIYGAAIGLIVYVIRQFGGYPDAVAFAVVMMNMAVPLIDHYTQPRTYGHGAKS from the coding sequence ATGAAATTAACCATGGCTTCATCACCGCATAACCACAGCCATAAATCCGTTAGCCGCTTAATGCTAACCGTTATGGCAGCCTGCATACCTGGTGTGTTAGTACAAACTTACTTTTTTGGTATAGGAGTGCTAGTGCAGCTGCTGCTGGCGCTTATTACAGTAAGCCTATCTGAGGCCTTAGTATTAAAACTGCGAGGACGCGCAGTCTGGCCCAGTTTAAGTGATGGCAGTGCTTGGCTAACGGGGTTACTGCTAGCCATTAGCATTCCGCCGCTAGCGCCTTGGTGGGTTATTGTGATTGGCTGTTTCTTTGCCATTGCTATTGTTAAGCAGCTTTACGGTGGCTTGGGCTTTAACCTGTTTAACCCAGCTATGGCAGGCTATGTTTTGCTGCTGATCTCCTTCCCGGTGCAAATGACTTCATGGTCTCCAGTACAAACGTTAATGTTGACTGAGCCCAGCATAATTGACCAAGTGGCGTTAATTTTTACCGAAGTTACAAGCCAAGGTGAAAGCTTAGAAGCGTGGCGCACCGCCGTAGTCGATGGCGCCACAGCAGCAACGCCGCTAGACAGCGTGAAAACCGCTACGGCTCAGGGATTAACAGTAAGCGAAGCGATGCAAGGCCCCAGCTTTTCTGAATACGCAGGCAAGGGTTGGCAATACGTTAATTTGGCCTTCTTATTAGGTGGCTTGTACTTGCTTAAAAACAAAATAATCAACTGGCATATTCCGGTTGCTTTTATCGCCACTTTGGCCTTCGCCAGCGCCATTGGCTATATTGTTGCGCCCCAGTCAGAGCCGGGCATGTTATTCCACTTACTCAGTGGTGGCGCCATGTTAGGGGCATTTTTTATTGCCACCGATCCGGTTTCTGCCTCGACCACTGACCGCGGCCGGTTGATATATGGTGCCGCGATAGGGTTAATTGTTTACGTTATCCGTCAGTTTGGTGGCTACCCAGATGCGGTGGCGTTTGCCGTGGTGATGATGAACATGGCAGTGCCTTTAATCGATCACTACACACAACCGCGCACATACGGTCATGGAGCTAAATCATGA